GGCAAGACAAATTGCTTTCGGAGAAGAAAAAGATCATTCTGGACAATGGAGAGAAATTTACTTTCGCTTTGGCATTGGATAGATCTTTTGAGCGAAAAGGAGAAATCGCGATCATCGGTGCGGGACCGGGAGATGAAGCTTTGATTACTTTGAAAGGGAAGGAATATCTTCAAAATGCTGATTGTGTCTTGTATGCCGGAAGCTTGATCCCTGAAGAAATGACCAATTGGTGCAAGCAGGGGGCTGTAGTCAGAAATTCCGCGATGATGACGCTTGAAGAGCAGTTGGAATTGATGACAGAGCATTATCAAAAAGGGAATTCAGTTGTTCGTTTGCATTCTGGCGATCCGTCGATATACGGGGCTATTCAAGAACAAATGTCGATCATGGACGAATTAGGTTTTGAGTATTTCATAATACCGGGGATTTCTTCGTTCAGTGCGGCAGCGGCGGCGTTAAAATCGGAATTTACAGTGCCGGAAGTAGTTCAGAGTATTATTCTGACCAGAGGAGAAGGAAAAACGCCTTTGCCTCCATCGGAAAATCTTGAAGAAATGGCTAAGCATAAGGCGACAATGTGTGTGTTTTTAAGTGCTGGATTGGCGAAGAAAGTTCAAGCCCAGTTGCTCAGTCATTATGATGAAAATACGCCTGTGGCTGTGCTTTACAGATTGACTTGGAAAGACGAGGAAATCTATCAGGGTGAATTGAAAGATCTTGCGCAGATCATTAAAGACAGTGGCAAGACTCGTACGGTGCTGATCATTGTCGGTCATGCTATCGGAGCAAGGAAAAACCGCTCATTATTATACAGTCCAGACTGGAAGCACATCTTCAGAACAGGAAAGAAGTTTAAAGCGGTGAATTAATATGAAAATAACAGATTCCCCCTTCAAGGGGGATTAAGGGGGATGTTATATCAAATACCTCTGATCTCAAAATAATAAATAAATTTTAGCTAGATGCTTAATTAAGTCAACATGATACTAGTATTCGGAGGAACGACAGAAGGATTAAAAGTAGCGGATTTGCTGGAGCAATCAGCCATTAGCTTTGTCTATTCAACTAAAACAAAGGTTGAGATAGCTGACAGGCAAGGCATGCTTTATCGATTTGGCGCTTTTGATTTGGAGAGTCTATCTGAATATATAGCTGAAAATATGATTGAGTTAATCATCGATGCCAGTCATCCTTTTGCCGTCGAACTTCATGACTTGCTGGCTGAGTTTTCTCAGTCGAATCCCGTGAAATTAATTCGATTGGAAAGAAAATTTCCACCTAGATTAAGTGATGAGAAGATTACTTATGTCAATGATACAAATGAGGCTTTGGCACTTTTGAATAGTCGTTATCAAGGCAAGACTTTGGTTTCATTTACTGGTGTTCAGTCCATTGTGAAACTAAAGGAGTTTTGGGAAAATAATGTGTCCTATTTCAGAATATTGAACCGAAAAAGTTCTATGAGTTTGGC
The Aureibacter tunicatorum DNA segment above includes these coding regions:
- a CDS encoding precorrin-6A/cobalt-precorrin-6A reductase; this encodes MILVFGGTTEGLKVADLLEQSAISFVYSTKTKVEIADRQGMLYRFGAFDLESLSEYIAENMIELIIDASHPFAVELHDLLAEFSQSNPVKLIRLERKFPPRLSDEKITYVNDTNEALALLNSRYQGKTLVSFTGVQSIVKLKEFWENNVSYFRILNRKSSMSLAEAVSFPIENLITTAMSKLACEEKELLKRHKAQVVLLKESGESGAFMTKIEAVKSLGLECIVIKKPELPQAYQQVFSWEELKMIFEGKEELWA